agcagaagacattttgttttcttttcggGAAAGAGATGCATTGATTTCCCCTTATCCGAACAATGATATTATACTGGTAACAGTTTAAAAATCTGTTTCTGTTGTGGTTCCTGGGTCAGTTTTACGTGAGCAGGAGAAGAACTGGCCGTGTTATGAGTGTAACAGACGGTTCATGAGCTCAGAGCAGCTTCAGCAGCACTTAAACATGCACGACGACAAGCTGAACCTCATCCAAAGGTTTGAATGCACATCAGTGACTCCGATGTTCATGATTATATTCCAGGAAGTGAGTTCATTATAGTGTCTGACAAGGATTGTTTTCTTCCAGGCCAAAGGGCCGTGGCCGAGGACGGGGCAGGAAGCGATTCGGCGGCGCAAGGCGACCAGGACGACGTATGAAATTCATCTGCCCACAGACTCCTGTTGAGAGTGCTGACAAGACACAGGTActgttctttcatcatttactcagaaTCACATCATTTCAAACCCATAATAATTCCATCAATCTTTAAAACGCAAATTTCAgggatttctgtccctccactgaaagtccATTCAACCAAaactttgatgcttcaaaaagttcataaagacatGATAAAAGTGATCCATAATAATGGAACAGTGCAAAAAGTTTTCTTTggcttttattcacatttaaacattgattaacacacacacacgtatggtAACTGCAGCTCAAATTTGTTTGCTTCATGCAGATTGGATTTACCATCTCTTTCTGAACGTTTGAAGTGATTTTGTGCTAATTCTGTGTCTCTGCACCTGCTGTAGGAGCTCTTAGGATCTGTAGACAAACTACCGTTTGAGGAGAGGACAGACGGAGCTCTCAACGGGCTGAAGGTGGTGGAGATGGCAGCCGAATCGATGGAGACCGAGACAGAAGAAGGGCTTGATACCCCAGCAACCCAAACTGAGGATCTGCAAGAGGAGGGTGATTCTGTCACCCCACCTCCAGCCACAGAAGTCCCGGGGTCTGCCAAAGAGGACCTGTCTCAGACAAGTCCTGAAGACCCTCACCTCACACCGCAGGACATGAGGAGGGCGAGGAGGATTAGGGTAAGATGTGCCTCAGATCTCTGCAGTGTTGAGTGTTAAGTAGGCTAGAGTTGTTTAACGGTGGCGTGTATGTGGGTGTGTCTTTCTCTTTTGTCGCGTGCTGCACGTTAAGGTGGACTTGCAGGTAGGTCTACTGTGGGCCAGAGTAAAACCTTCTCTTTCAGTCAATGCAGTGTTGTGATGTCACGCTACACTGACAGTCTACATCTCCATTACATCTGTCTTCATCTGCCAGCAGAGTTCAAGGACAGCTGCTCCAAAAATGGAGTAGCCATGTCACCTTGTCTGACCAAAAGTAGATGTTTAGCATGTCATGGGTGATCTGTTCTTTTAAGATTAagcttaaaggatagttcacccaaaaatctaaattatgtcattaatatttcaccctcttgtcattccaaacccttaagacttctgtttatcttcggaacacagttgaagatattttagatttagtccgagagctctcagtccctccattgaaactgtgtgtatggtagggctgtcaacgaatattctaaattcgaatatatattcgaatagtaaaaaaaaaaaaaaaaaaagaatttcgaaggtgaaaattaatattcaaataaaataaaaaaatgtggaaaaaaacgcCAGCAGTAGTAGAGGCGTAGTTGGCTGCTTTGCGAGTGGGCGCTAGcgcgcctgagggttcagggacaggtcgcACTGTCTGGCGCAGCAGCACTGCTGAAagtcttcatggaagatgccagcaagtgcagagcccaactcgaccgcagcagagatagtgaggtaaaattgttgacccgtgagataaagttgtatgcaagttatttaagatacagttagcataccattcgaccactagcaacatgaggtcacatctcaaaaatgtgcacccaaatgagcatggcataatgtgtggaactccagctaaacagtcacgtcttgacacttaacgttactttgcatcgccttccgcaagctctttgtctgcaacacgacatgaggccataacggataaattAATTTCGTTTtctttgtaaggacatgagacctatcagtatcgcggatggggcaggcttcggggagttctgtcatGCAAAGGAaccgaggtttgattatttatcgtttcatgtcaaggaaaagctacatgtttaccacagcacagctcgctcggagcattcaatgtcagttctaaatgctgtaaaacttcaattaatattaataacatttgtttcaatcactgaatgaagccttgggacaacagtcgcgaccttaaattgcttgcacaaaactCTTGATCAGCACTCAAAattggtttgttcatttaaaccgtaATGCGCAGAaaacgtgagggtgagagagcgtgaggtctgcagtcttgcccattagttgatttccttgtttttgtgtaggtaatatgTTGTCagatatgtttaaacttaaatagactacctatacaagtagttatgtctctttgtattattttgtcctgttattgacTTAATGCGTGTCATTGACAACATGTGCGACCAGATGTtgtttttagagggaatattcaaacgtcatttttgagcaattttcaCAGCCCtagtgtatggtatactgtcgatgtccagaaaggtaagaaaacataatcaaagtagtccatgtgacatcagagggtcagttagaatatgttgaagcatcgaaaatacattttggtccaaaaatagtaaaaactatgactgtattcagtattgtcttctcttccgtgtctgttgtgagagagagttcaaaacaaagcagttttgatatccggtttgcgaacgtatcattcgatgtaaccggatctttttgaaccagttcaacaaatcgaactgaatcattttaaatggactactttgatgtttttcttacctttctggacatggacagtagaccgtacacacagcttcaatggagggactgagagctctcggactaaatctaaaatatcttaaactgtgttctgaagataaacggaggtcttacgggtttggaacaacatgaggatgccATTTCATACAgacgattgatgactaatatgaggcagggcaacaacttactgcatgatggagcctagaaaatgtccctaaaattcaagatatggggcaaaacgcccctgtttgaaattttgtctcatatttacattacATAGTTATGAAATATTACACGAGTTCATATGTGATAAGTTACTcgtcttatacaacagttcattaagaagttaatattgtgttattttagacacagtgttgtctgttttgctcaattttgacAACCAGAAGATAAAAacaaagcagcaaaaactgttcatctccgagcaacccacagtggcatttcatttcttaatccacgttttgaacgaAATTGGTGAACCATTTTATTTGCCGCGTTGAGCCATTGGCCATAGTGTTGGATTTGAAGTGgtgctgcacagaccgatcagtgtatgacatcaaagaaccgcgagagcttagagagcagactccttgtgcttttgaaccctttacttcactcctgaatgaatcggCCAattgaatgaatcaaatgaataaatgactcgatgaccaatcattaagacatttaccaccaccaactgggagttttagtttattatttagagtataattttattaaagaaataatttcatattttcatagtaataataataaaaataagaaaataaattattaaagttatagttcacccaatcaaaaatgacaattctatcatcatttataaaagagtaggctatatgtaatacattttatcaaacaaaatatttcttgctaaacctactttttgtaatctctgtttgatgctttgtataacaatgactttaaatgatcttttcagagtaatttctccaaatttgatgtgtgattaattagataaattactcaccacatcatgtaattaattaattagattaaaaatttcAATTGCTTACCAGCCCTAGCATTTTGATGAACCAATATCAATTATTAAATCCTAAGAATTAATCTGCTTTCTGTTGATGAATGAACAAACGTTGCTTAATATTATTAGTAGTGTGCCTTCTAAGCAATAATCAAAAAACaattgtgctttgttacttttaataTCTAACAAATTCTCAGCTTTTAAATCTTGTCAGTTTTATCATGAAATTAAAGTGCACATGAACCAGTCATCTCttccttttaaatgtaaaagtttattttttaacaaaaaaagtagTGTAGAAGGAAGATTATatctttaaatagaaaaacaggCTTTTGTGCGATTTAAATGTTtggtaagtgtttgtgtgttgatTATATCGGAAACTAAATAGAAATTGCATTTAATAGTTTGGACTAGTTACCTTTGAAATCATAGTAATGTACAAACTGACAAGTACCTGCACTATACCTGATATGTATCCAAATAAATCAATATCAAAATCAGAATCCAATCAAATTAAGATCTTGTgaattgaaataaatctgaattgtgctccaaaaatagcaaaatagcATAAATTACTGCTGATACTATCGTTTGgctgaaataaaaactatatggttagctataaaataaaatcatggaCATTATCACagtcatgaatattaatactAGCATTGCAAATCATTCTgttaaacatctccttttgtgttcaatgGAGGACAGTCTTTTGTGTTTGGAACTATACTAGAGCTTAAAGCTACAACTGAAAgattgaatgctgtttgtgttcaGCATGCAAACACGACGACTTGTTTCAGCCACCATCTCTGTCCTGTGCAAATGCATTGTGTCATTGCTCACAAATCATATGATTCATCATCTTCTCATTTCAAAAGTGTCCATTCCTCCATGCTTTCTCTCTTCCCTTACCCAGAATGCCGCTCTCCAGCATCTTTTCATCCGTAAGTCCGTTCGACCCTTTAAATGTTCTCATTGTGGGAAAGCCTTTCGAGATAAAGACAAGCTGGAGCAGCACATGCGATACCACGGGCGGGACAGCTGCCGTCACATGTGTCATCAGTGCGGTAAGGGCTTCCTGACGAACGCTGTGCTTGAGGATCACCTGCAACTGCACTGTGACCAGCGCACCTACTCCTGCCTCTTCTGCACCGAGTCCTACGACAGACTGGACCTGCTCAGAGTACATGTGGGGGTTCACCAGGTCAACGGCTGCTTTTCCTGTCCTTCCTGCAAGAAAACCTTCACAGACTTCATACAGGTGTCCTGTGCTAACAAACAGAATGACACATAGTCATAAAACTGTTTCTGAACCACCTCATTATgacttcttttgtttttttggcttttAAACCCTTCCTTTCCATTCCAAAAATCTCTAATTACTAAAGGAATATtacacccaaaactgaaaaattCAGAAAACTGACTCACTCTCAGGCCGtctaagatgtaaatgagtttgtttcttcattggaaaagatttggagaaatttagcattccgtcactcatcaatggatcctctgcagtgaatgggtgccgtcagaatgaaagccCAAAGAGCAGATTAAAACATCACGATAATCCAGAAGTAATACacacctctccagtccatcaatgaatgtcttgtaaagtgaaaatctgcatgtttgtaagaaagaaaTCCATCAGGACACTTTAGCCATCACTTTTGGCCATaatacgagtccataatccataatgtaTAAAGCCCGTTTCCACcactcaataaaaaataaaactaataataaaggtaattgtgactttttatctcacaattctgattttatgaCTCGCATTATGACTTTGTAATTGCAATTATATAGTAAAAATTGAGAGATATGAACTAAATcaagaagtcagaattgtgatctaaaaagttgcaattaccttgttttatttttttattcagtgacagaaatgggcttccacaaTAATGAAAAATCCATtacctgttgtcctctcacatcaaaatccaccaacatatatATTTAGAGCCGTTTTAGACCATTTAGCTTGTAAACCGATTGATCAGTgcgtatttctctcctgattcagatgaaatgtcaaacatcttaatgataaatttataacaaatgcgctgcttttcacttcataagatctTCATAAGATTTTAATTGATGGCctgaagtcatgtggattattgtgatggttttagcagctgtttggactctcatcctgacggcacccattcactgcagaggatccattgatgagcaagtgatggaatgctaaataCAGTCTTTGATAACAAGTGAATTTtcaagagaaaaaaaggaaatcagaAGTGACATGATCTTTTAATATCTGATTACATTGCAATATTCTGTGTTTAATGATATGTGATGAATCAGTCATGTATCGGTGTTGTGCAGGTAAAGAAACACGTGAGGAGTTTCCACTCCGAGAAGATCTTCCAGTGTACAGAGTGTGATAAAGCCTTCTGCAGGCCTGATAAACTACGACTCCACATGCTTCGCCACTCTGACCGCAAGGACTTCCTGTGCTCCGCCTGTGGGAAACAGTTTAAGGTGATCCATGTGTGCCAAGATGAATAATAAGCATGCATAAAGATGAACTTCTCattcattttgttgtgtgttgttTTTCCTTTGTTGGCTAGAGGAAGGATAAATTACGGGAACACATGCAGAGGATGCACAACCCTGAGCGCGAGGCCAAAAAGGACCACATCCACCGCACCAAAGCTCTGAAACAGAAGGAGCCCACCACTGACTTTGAGAGCTTCATGTTTAAATGCCGACTCTGTATGATGGGCTTCAGGAGACGAGGCATGCTGGTATTGAAGTTTCTTTGTCTTCTATTTATTAATTACgttttttgctgtttatttgcCTTTCCAAATTGAAATCCTAGGCCACTTGTGACCTCTTTGCTTGTTCTCCTACTGCTCTGTCTGCAGGTGAATCACCTGTCTAAGAGACATCCTGAGATGCGTTTGGAGGAGGTTCCTGAGCTGACGCTGCCCATCATTAAACCCAACAGAGATTATTTCTGCCAGTACTGTGATAAGGTCTGGACTCCTTCAGCACATGAATGTTCTACTGGGGTTGTTCATGAGAGCTGTGAGCTCTGGTCTTCACATTGGCTGCAGTTACAGCTGACTCATAGAAAGACAATAGCAGTGTGTCCTAGAGCCAAGAGACCCTCTGAAGACAGAGTTGCCATTTGGCTCTTTCTGCATAGTACGTTCATATCGACAGGGTTCCCGTGGAAATGGAAAACAGGGAAATATCAgtcaattattgttttatttttatttatatacaattaaaaatacaaatcctTCAGACCTCATACTAACATgctatattctatatattttataatattctaatatgATGTATTATCAAGGttggaaaaatctaaatatttctgATATACCtgtatatacttaatatatatatatataatacttttttagaATTCTTTTATGAGTAAAAtgttaaagaacagcatttatttaaaacggaaatttttgttacaaaatacactaccgttcaaaagtttggaaaaagaataaaattcttttattttttttgtcttttttttttattactactttTAATTCAGCAAGTATGTGTTaagttgaaagaaaaaaatgtactgtaaatacttatattgtttgaaaatatttatattttaaatcaattttgtaaaaaaagtatcacagcttaaaaaataaaattatgctcCTCATAagacttaaagataaaaaaatattatatatatattattccccCCTAAGTCTTATGATGAGcataattttattatgttttatctaatattattaaagaaaattttactgattccaaactttggaatggtacaaacacacacaagtatATCTATATCATGCAATTACACCCTGAaagttattgtatttattaagtattgtattatgttattatttgatCTTCACCCTTTCCTTTACCTGTTCAGGTGTATAAAAGTGCCAGTAAGAGGAAGGCCCACATTTTGAAGAACCACCCCGGGGCAGAATTGCCCCCCAGCATCCGGAAGCTGCGTCCAGCCGGGCCGGGAGAGCCTGACCCCAtgctgagcacacacacacagctgaccgGCACCATCGCTTCTGCACCCGTGTGCTGCCCGCACTGTGCCAAACAGTACAGCAGCAAGGTACTGTACAGCCAGTGATCACATGGTACAGATGTTCATGTGAATCGATTGATGTGTCCTAACACACGTCTGTCTTTATTTTCAGACAAAGATGGTCCAGCACATCCGTAAGAAGCATCCAGAGTATCAgtacaacagcagcagcagcatcccgGCACCGCTGGCCGCTACCGTCATCAGCAGCGCTCCTGCCGTCATCACAACAGACGGCGCTACTGCAGAGACCGTGGTGGTGAGCCAAACGtgcacgctcacacacactctcccaaACACTTCAATCTAAATCTGCCCTATTTACTTTATACACTAATGTTTTGGGTCTCCGTGGGCTCATTGGACAATGTTATTGTCAGTGTTAACATCCAGTTGAATGCTTTAAATGACTGAAGAGGCAGTTGCAGTAAAGTGTTACTGGTTAAACGATTAATAAAGTGTCATGTAACAACCCAGTGTTCATCAGTTCCTGTCATCCTCCTAGACGACCGATCTGTTGACCCAGGCCATGACGGAGCTGTCCCAGACCCTGACCACAGACTACCGCACAGCACAAGGGGATTTCCAGAGGATCCAGTACATCCCAGTGTCTCAGGCAGGAGGAGGCCTGTCCCAGCCACAGCACATTCAGCTGCAGGTGGTGCAGGTGGCCCAGGTACGCACACGCTCCCTTTTGAATCTTTattacttttcactttttttttttttttttgctttatctttttcattttgtCTATTCTATTTGCTTTATTCTTTTagctttgttctttttttgttttgtttttaataattccactttctaaatgtttttgtattaagttgcttatgctcatcaaggctactttcatttcaaaaatacagtaaaaaaaaaaaaagaaatgttgtgaaatattgcaatttaaaatagctgttataaaaatattttaaaatgtttatttctgcgATGACAAAGCAGAATTTCACATGAGATTTCAGAAATctgtctaatatgctgatttgctgctcaagcgaCGTTTCTTATcacttttgataataataataataaatacttttattctttgaggatgcattaaattgaaaaataaacttataatcttaaaaaaagaaattctgttGCTATTAAATGCTATAAATATAGTGCTTCTCCATCTTGTGGTGAGTTTTAGCCTGATTTGGTAAGTGagtgttctgtgtgtctctgcagGCATCCTCTCCTCACTCTACAGTGGATGTGAGTCAGTTACACGACCCTCACAGTTACAGTCAGCACTCTGTTCAGGTCCAGCACATCCAGGTGGCTGAGCCTACAGGGACAGTGCAGGCCAATGCACAGGTGAGGCATGCTGTATACACTCATTTGATATAATATCACAATATGGATTAGTCTAATTTTCTGTGTAGGCTGCAATTTAACTGTAGGATAATTTTGCCTATTTCGAAACAGCTTTGTATTAATTCAATGTCAGTATAAGTAAATGAACAATTACCATTCTTTGTCAGAGTTACATGCCATGAATATCCCTTGTATTTATCAGCAAATGTCCACCAGATGGtgcaaaatatgtacatttttcatCTGGAAGAATAAGTTTAATAACTCCAGGGCTTTTGTTAAAACTACAGATCGAACATCTGCATTTTTGTATTCCCACCCTCTGGCAGTCGGATCCAAAGAGGGTCGTGCTGTTGAccaaagagaacaaaaaaataacaaaaataaagttcgaacatcgcacagtgctcattcaataaatacaccgctaaacagatgagttttgagtctagatttaaatgtgactaatgttttagcacatctgatctcttctggaagctgattccataGTTAAAAGGAGGACTccctttgttttgtgtgaacccttggtatttctaactgacttgatcctagtgatctgagtgctctgttaggtttatattcagtgagcatatctgcaatatatttcagtcctaggtcattgagtgatttataaatgagtaaaagttctggatgagctgcagctgtctaatggtctttttgggaaggccggtgaggagcccattacaatagtccaccctgctggtgataaaggcatgaacaagttctccaagtcttgactggaaacaaaacatctaattcttgcaatgttttttaaatgatagtatgctgatttagttactgctttgacatgagtactgaaactaaggtctgtgtccagaatcacaccaagattcctgacttgatttttagttgtttggcccctagagtcaaggtatggaTTCATCTTGAAAACTTCatatttgtttccaaatgcaataacttcagttttttacttgtttaactgaagaaagttctggcacatccaactattaatttcatcaatacactggcagagggagtcaatgtggctgtagtcatttggaaataaggctaggtaaatctgggtatcatcagaaTAGCCATGATTTTATTTATAGCCATTATTTGACGTattgggagcatatacaggctaaacaagagcggtgcaagaattgagccttgtgggactccgtaTGTCACAGACATTAggcttatgctctcctagactcacataatagcctctcccttctaaatatgacctgaaccatttgagtaccatccttTAGATAAATGTTTACACTGAGAGTTTTTGAAATTTTATGAATTTTCTCTGGCAAGAcgttaaaataaaagcttaatggattaaaatttgaaaatgaataaattaagacattattattactatggtaATTTTACagttgcactgtaaaataaaagtatatattttttaaatacttgatTTATTCTACATTACAAtagtaaacaaaacatttcttattttatatttctatttattaataaacaaaattaaaatcaaataattgaAGTAGAAATAGTTGAACAATGTTTACTTTATGGATACTGAAAGAGGTTTAAGTTGTTGTTTCTTAAAGattttctaatattattatttgtttatataaagctttattattattattattattattgttcagcCCCAAACTTTGGAATACATTTTGCAGAAAAACTGCAACATTTAAACTTATTCACACCAAGACCAACTTTTTGgtctataatgttatattaagatGTTCTATAATGATTCAGATTCtatatttaataattcaataaatataaaatattagatttttctttATATACTTTTGTGTAGTTAAGTGGCATCAGTAGTGATGGCTGCTTTTGAAACACTGCTTCATTAAGCTTAGCGAAACAATTGTTTCAGAACACGTATCGAAAGGCCAAAGTCAGTTGATTTCAGTAAACAAGACTTTATGTcataactgtttttaaacatttcgaAATTTCAATAGTTCACTTCAAGGGGGCATTCTCTGTGAACCCATGAATCTTCCGAGATcatataaaagtgaaaaaaaaagtgagtgacTTCTATATAATCATAGATGCTGAGGCAGTGGTTCTCTCAGTGAACTAGTATCAGTTTGAtcaatttgtaaacattttaatggaatatttgtgtaaataaaaGGATTAGTAGTAGTTAATAGTCTCTTACTGGCCTGTTTAGACAAGctcaacataaaataaacaaaacaagccaatgcaaatgaataataattattttaaagacgCATAGGCCTTCATTTTTaatggtattttattattttgattgcatTTAACATATTATTCTTTCAAGaaaatttttgcatgttttggtgtgagtttttgttgcatttacacagttttgaccAGCAGGCATCAGTGAAACATTTTGTGAAGCAATTGATTCGAAGCTTCGAAACGGTTTGTTGCACCCATCACTAACCATCACTACTACCcttttaacactttttaaaaaaaatcatccaaTCAGGTTTCAGCTCAGCCTCTAAGTCCCTCCTCTCAGCAAGCAGCCCAGGAGCTTAGCACCGCCCAGCTGACCCCTGTGACCCTCGCTCAGGCCCCGCCTCTTCAGACCTCCACCAGTCAGACACAAGGTGCTGCACAGCATGCGTTCCTTCCCAGCAACTGGAACTACAGGAGTTACCGTAAGTATCTTCAGCAAAAGCTTCTTTAATAGTTATCTATTGTTATATTATACAGTAAACCTAATGGCAGCATTGTGTTTTCCTCCTTTTGCTCCTGTAAGCATCTGAGATCCAGATGATGGCTCTTCCTCATACTCAGTATGTGATAGCAGAGGCCAGCACCCCTGTCACAGCGGCTGTCAGCAGCAGTCAGCTCCAAACGGTGAGTCTGTTCACTCGAGGAGCTACCTGTCTTCCACATAATTTCCTGTGCTTTTGCTTCATATTGTTTGGTTTCTGGTGCATTGCAGACACACTATGTGATCTCAGAAGGACAGACGGAGCTGGAGGGTAAGCAGGTGCATGTCCCGTCCAGCGCAGCGCAGGTTCACCCCGACCCACTGGAGCAGCCGGCCGTCAGTCAGCAGACCACCACGCAGtacatcatcaccaccaccaccaacggGACGGGTGCCAGTGAGGTTCACATCAGCAAACCCTGACCCTCATTCTCACATGAAGAACCTGAGTCGTCATCTTGAAATGAACAAACAGATTTTGGatttattttcttgaaatgttaaaaacaatgaaCGGAAATAgtgatttttatgaattaataaaaactcTGGAGTGGTTAACTGTGTTTCTCTGGACGCCCAAAAAGACCCaggcatatacagtatgttttcagGACAAATCTTGACTTCAGACCCGTGCCATCCTGCCTTTTATTATCCTCATTCTGGACTATTTagttttttcccctctctttatTTGTTGTAAATGTCCTCTTAAGTATTGAGAGATTCTACATTTTCTTACCTGAGTGAATCTGATgataggatttttttcttttgttcatatTTCCCCAcaattaaaagggtcaagaggtCAAATGTTTCT
This sequence is a window from Carassius auratus strain Wakin chromosome 43, ASM336829v1, whole genome shotgun sequence. Protein-coding genes within it:
- the LOC113061762 gene encoding PR domain zinc finger protein 10-like, with protein sequence MEAKQESTHVWSSAANNDTGNTPQVHFESGAVAQIVYSGEQSDHAQQQVVYAADGSSYTSVESAEHTVVYIHPADGSQAVFTDQPQVAYIQQDGTTQQVTVLLPSGQNLNTANLHVLSNVADGPQAILEPVTQSQLAVTNAAVPNMPEASSSPLGATDSTVDSEDEEEDNDSDDSEMDDWEPRTPQPFTPQSLWCEDCNNANPGACMKHGPLHPILSRSVMSKARASLPLVLYIDRFLGGVFTKRRIPKRTQFGPIEGPLVPQSQLQDTHIHLKLYMLDPEKEDERAEDLWFDLTDEERCNWMMFVRPAQNHLEQNLVAYQYGSDIFYVTIKNIQPKQELKVWYAASYAEFVNQKVHDVTDEERKVLREQEKNWPCYECNRRFMSSEQLQQHLNMHDDKLNLIQRPKGRGRGRGRKRFGGARRPGRRMKFICPQTPVESADKTQELLGSVDKLPFEERTDGALNGLKVVEMAAESMETETEEGLDTPATQTEDLQEEGDSVTPPPATEVPGSAKEDLSQTSPEDPHLTPQDMRRARRIRNAALQHLFIRKSVRPFKCSHCGKAFRDKDKLEQHMRYHGRDSCRHMCHQCGKGFLTNAVLEDHLQLHCDQRTYSCLFCTESYDRLDLLRVHVGVHQVNGCFSCPSCKKTFTDFIQVKKHVRSFHSEKIFQCTECDKAFCRPDKLRLHMLRHSDRKDFLCSACGKQFKRKDKLREHMQRMHNPEREAKKDHIHRTKALKQKEPTTDFESFMFKCRLCMMGFRRRGMLVNHLSKRHPEMRLEEVPELTLPIIKPNRDYFCQYCDKVYKSASKRKAHILKNHPGAELPPSIRKLRPAGPGEPDPMLSTHTQLTGTIASAPVCCPHCAKQYSSKTKMVQHIRKKHPEYQYNSSSSIPAPLAATVISSAPAVITTDGATAETVVTTDLLTQAMTELSQTLTTDYRTAQGDFQRIQYIPVSQAGGGLSQPQHIQLQVVQVAQASSPHSTVDVSQLHDPHSYSQHSVQVQHIQVAEPTGTVQANAQVSAQPLSPSSQQAAQELSTAQLTPVTLAQAPPLQTSTSQTQGAAQHAFLPSNWNYRSYPSEIQMMALPHTQYVIAEASTPVTAAVSSSQLQTTHYVISEGQTELEGKQVHVPSSAAQVHPDPLEQPAVSQQTTTQYIITTTTNGTGASEVHISKP